In the Limanda limanda chromosome 10, fLimLim1.1, whole genome shotgun sequence genome, one interval contains:
- the LOC133011929 gene encoding regulator of G-protein signaling 14-like, protein MAKNCNAPRIPVGHMSQAVSDGELNMSARSCGGSSSSLPGTPGGEAGPANGVLSWAVSFEKLLEDPSGVRNFTAFLRSEVSAENILFWQACEKFRKTPPTSLEKLKTAARSIYNTYLSTSAPYSVNIDDTARTEEKDLEQPTPDMFNKAQAQIFKLMKMDSYRRFVRSPLYHSCTLGEKLHPQASNEPLRLGSCENMATRSPSFSDAKKSDFNSLPGSWGVSEKPRQNGGSWGDASSTQGAGSRKEARMLPVSPSSVEPGSLCRQMENGKSSPRSPEQGGGSRIEVQGGYCCVYLPDGSASLAPTRNGQPIRDMLASLCEKRGFPLKDVIIYLHERDKKPLSLDQDCSVLRDQQVSLELRVMFKLEIAFTGKTVGIMAKSSKTLQDALSVVMQKHDLKPQEALVTMVGSDEPVNMSSSVFRLANKMLRLDKSKGKEPSNISRGSGSAVAAQTRLESVLVLQAAALSGGGVQARSSTDRARTQPKPSKNREMDGFLDMLTRAQCRVDDQRGLLTKAQLQVPLFLQLPSDQETNMESKEHGATSSPAAEPREKSGNKTSLPPQPAGAAEGVPESAESESKDCRETDV, encoded by the exons ATGGCGAAGAACTGCAACGCTCCGAGGATTCCTGTCGGCCACATG AGCCAGGCGGTGTCAGACGGAG AGCTGAACATGTCTGCACGGAGCTGTGGAGGCAGCAGCTCCAGTCTCCCGGGGACTCCGGGCGGAGAGGCCGGCCCCGCCAACGGCGTGCTGAGCTGGGCCGTTTCGTTTGAGAAGCTGCTGGAAGACCCGTCCGGTGTCCGTAACTTCACG GCCTTCTTGAGGTCTGAGGTGAGTGCAGAGAACATTTTATTCTGGCAAGCTTGTGAAAAGTTCAGGAAGACCCCACCCACCTCCTTGGAAAAG CTGAAAACAGCGGCTCGCTCCATCTACAACACCTACCTGTCTACCAGCGCTCCCTACTCGGTGAACATCGATGACACCGCCAGGACGGAGGAGAAGGACCTGGAGCAGCCCACCCCCGACATGTTCAACAAGGCCCAAGCACAG ATATTCAAGCTGATGAAGATGGACAGCTACAGGCGCTTTGTGCGTTCTCCTCTGTACCACAGCTGCACCTTGGGAGAAAAACTTCATCCTCAGGCCTCCAATGAGCCGCTCCGCCTGGGATCCTGCGAGAACATGGCCACAAGAAGCCCCTCGTTCAGTGACGCAAAG AAGTCAGACTTCAACAGTTTGCCAGGGAGCTGGGGTGTCTCAGAGAAACCGCGACAGAACGGAGGATCCTGGGGAG ATGCATCCAGCACACAGGGTGCAGGCTCCCGGAAGGAGGCCCGTATGTTGCCCGTATCACCCAGCAGCGTGGAGCCAGGTTCCCTCTGCAGGCAGATGGAG aACGGCAAATCAAGTCCCCGCTCCCCAGAGCAGGGAGGTGGGAGTCGGATAGAGGTGCAAGGGGGCTACTGCTGTGTCTACCTGCCCGACGGCAGTGCCTCCCTGGCCCCCACGCGGAACGGCCAACCCATCAGAGACATGCTGGCCAGCCTGTGTGAAAAGAGAGGCTTCCCACTGAAAGATGTCATCATCTACCTTCACGAGAGGGACAAG AAACCCTTATCGCTGGACCAGGACTGCTCCGTGCTGAGGGATCAGCAGGTCTCCCTTGAGCTCAGGGTGATGTTTAA GCTGGAGATCGCCTTCACTGGTAAGACAGTGGGGATCATGGCGAAGTCTAGTAAGACGCTGCAGGACGCCCTCTCTGTGGTGATGCAGAAGCACGACCTCAAGCCACAAGAGGCTCTAGTCACCATG GTTGGAAGCGATGAGCCTGTGAACATGAGCAGCTCTGTGTTCCGATTGGCCAATAAGATGCTACGACTTGACAAATCAAAAG GAAAAGAGCCGAGCAACATTTCCAGAGGCAGTGGTTCAGCTGTAGCTGCACAG ACAAGACTGGAATCTGTTCTGGTCCTGCAGGCAGCAGCGCTGAGCGGAGGTGGCGTGCAGGCCAGATCATCGACAGACCGAGCCAGGACTCAGCCCAAGCCCAGTAAGAACCGCGAGATGGATG GGTTTCTGGACATGCTGACGAGAGCTCAGTGCAGGGTGGACGACCAGCGGGGTCTTCTGACCAAAGCTCAGCTACAGGTGCCGCTGTTTCTGCAGCTGCCCTCAGACCAGGAGACCAACATGGAGTCAAAGGAGCATGGTGCAACCAGCTCCCCCGCTGCAGAGCCCAGAGAGAAATCGGGGAACAAGACGTCACTGCCTCCGCAGCCAGCCGGAGCAGCGGAGGGAGTCCCTGAATCTGCTGAATCTGAATCGAAAGACTGCAGAGAAACTGACGTTTGA